A window of Pseudomonas mucidolens contains these coding sequences:
- a CDS encoding ABC transporter permease produces MNFDLYGFGPALAAGALMTVKLALTALCLGLVLGLAGALAKTSAYKPLQWLGGAYSTVVRGIPELLWVLLIYFGTVNMMRALGEWFGNPDLSLNAFAAGVIALGLCFGAYATEVFRGAILAIPKGHREAGVALGLSKFRIFTRLIMPQMWRIALPGLGNLFMILMKDTALVSVIGLEEIMRHAQIGVTVTKQPFTFFMVAAFMYLGLTVLAMVGMYFLEKRAARGFARSTQ; encoded by the coding sequence ATGAATTTCGATCTCTACGGATTCGGCCCCGCACTCGCTGCCGGCGCGCTGATGACCGTCAAACTCGCCCTCACGGCCCTGTGCCTGGGACTGGTGCTCGGCCTTGCCGGTGCCTTGGCCAAGACTTCTGCGTACAAGCCGCTGCAATGGCTTGGCGGCGCCTATTCGACCGTGGTTCGCGGAATTCCGGAACTGCTGTGGGTCCTGCTGATTTATTTCGGCACGGTCAACATGATGCGTGCCCTCGGAGAGTGGTTCGGCAACCCCGACCTTTCACTCAATGCCTTCGCCGCCGGGGTCATCGCCCTCGGCCTATGCTTTGGCGCCTACGCCACCGAGGTGTTCCGGGGCGCGATCCTGGCGATTCCCAAGGGCCACCGCGAAGCGGGCGTCGCGCTGGGCCTGTCGAAGTTTCGTATCTTCACCCGGTTGATCATGCCGCAAATGTGGCGAATCGCCCTGCCGGGCCTGGGCAACCTGTTCATGATCCTGATGAAGGACACCGCGCTGGTCTCGGTGATCGGCCTGGAAGAAATCATGCGTCACGCCCAGATCGGCGTGACCGTGACCAAGCAACCCTTCACCTTCTTCATGGTCGCGGCCTTCATGTACCTGGGCCTCACCGTCCTGGCCATGGTCGGCATGTACTTCCTGGAAAAACGTGCCGCGCGCGGCTTTGCGAGGAGCACGCAATGA